In the genome of Luteitalea pratensis, the window GCGCGCGTGACCGGCGCCGTCCGGACGGAGGGAGTAATAGGCGAAGCCACCTTCCCGGCGTTCCTCGACCAACCCGCTCTTGCGCAGCAGCCCCAGGTGACGCGAGACGCCGGACTGGGCGATCCCGAGGATGGCGGTGAGTTCCTTGACGTTCAGCTGCTCCTTGCCGAGCAGGCGAATGAGCCGCAGCCGAACATCGTCACCAAGGAGCCGACAGAAGGCGGACAGGTCCTTCACATACGTAAATCTACATGCATTGATGTAACGATGCAACTCTCGGGTGAGGTAGGGACCGCTCTGCGAGCGGTCCATCCCCTCGGCCTTCCGAGCAGTTCCCGTTCTCCGCGCCGCCGCAATCGTGCATGCGACCGAGGAGATGGCCGGCTCGGAGAGCCGGCCCTACCTTCCGAGGGCGTCGGTCAACCGTTGGTGGCCCGACCGGCTGATGGGGAGCCGGCTGCCGTCTCGCAGGACGGCGACCCTTCGGTCCTTGGCTTCGAGTTCGACGCGCTCGAGTTGAGTCAGATTGATCAGCCACGACCGGTGGATGCGCACGAAGCGGGCCGGATCGAGCTGGGCTTCGAGACTGCTGATCGGCTGTTCCTTGAGCAACCGCCGGCCCTGCGAGTGCAGGAGTACGTAGTCGTCCTGCGCCTGCGCGTATTCGAGCGTCTCCACGGGGACGATGAAGACCTTGCCTCCATCACGAACGAGGATGCGCTCGACGCGCACCGATCGCAGGGCCACCCGCAACTCGTCGGCCGGAGAACCGGCTCTGACCGCCAGACGCTGACGGGCCCGCGTGACGGCGTCAGCGAGTCGCGCCTGGCTGAATGGCTTCAGCAGGTAGTCGACCGCGTGGACCTCGAATGCCTTCAGCGCGAATTCGTCGTGCGCCGTGGCGAAGATCACCGCCGGCCCAGCGCCGATGAGTTCCAGCACGTCGAAGCCGGAGAGCCTGGGCATCTGCACATCGAGCAGCAGCACATCGGGCATGGCGTCGCTCACCGCCTTGACGGCCTCGTAGCCGTTCGCGCACTGCCCTGCGACCTCGACGTCTTCGATCTGCGACAGGTACTCGACTGCCACCTCGCGCGCCAGGGCCTCGTCATCCACAACCAGCACCTGCAGCGGACGTGTCGTCATGCGGTTCACTCCCCTGCCCGCCCTGCGATCTGCTCGCAGGGATACGTCAACGTGACGGTGAAGCGGTCGCCTTCGACCCTCGCGTCGAACGACGCCGTCGCCCCGAAATGCATCGCGAGGCGATCACGGACGTTGCGCACCCCGGTGCCGGTGCCGGCGCGTGGCGTGCCTTCGGGATCGAAAAGGTTGGCCACCGTCACGACGCACCGGTCCGATTCGCGCCGCGCGGCAATCGAGACGAGACCGCCTTCGAGCAAGCCGGCGACTCCATGCTTGATGGCGTTCTCGACGAGTGGCTGCAGTAGCAACGGTGGCACCAGCGTGCTGCCGGCGCGGGGATCCACGTCGACCTGCACCTGCAGCCGCTCCCCGAACCGCACCTGCTCGATGGCCAGGTACTGCGCCATCAGATCGACCTCCTGCTGCAGCGGCACCCCGGCCAATCCTCCCAGCCGAAGACTCTGCCGGAGAAACTCGCCCAGGGCAATGCACATGTCGCGCGCCGCTGCCGGCCGCGTGCCCGCGAGCGATCCGATCGAGTGCAGGCTGTTGAAGAGGAAATGCGGGTTGACCTGGGCACGCAACGCGCGCAGTTCCGCTTCGCGGGCGAGCACCGCCGACTCGAGCGCTTGCCGGCGTGCGGTCTCCCGGTCCTCCAGCGCGAGAAACACGTAGTGCACGGCCGCGGAGAAGAGGAACAGCAGCACACCCGCCACGAACAACAGCAGCGTCGCGTCACGCGACCAGAACGGCTGCGCCGGCAATTGTGCCCGCAGCCACCACTGCGCGAACCCCACCCAGGTGGCGCTCGTGATCGAGGCCGCCGCTCCTTGCGCGAGGAGCACGCGCCCGAGCGACCTGGCGCCCTGCAGCGGGAAGGCGCGGCACACATACCACGCCGCCAGGCACACCACGCCGTACGCCAGCGCAAGCGGCAGGACGCCCGTGAGCGCGGCCACCCACGGCCAGCCGGCGCGGACCGCCAGCGACAGCGCGGCGGCGAGGCCGAGCACGAGCCACAACCCCAGGTAGACGGTCAGGCCGACGATGCGCCCGAGGAGCGGATGCACGAGGTCAGTTCTTGATTTCCACGCCGCCCATGAGGGCCACGCCGCGAATGATCAATCGCTTCTCGGTCGCCAGCGCGGGGGGACGCGTCTTGTCGACGAACCCCGCCAGCAGCGGTGTGCCCTGGAGATCGACGGTCCAGTCGTCGGGCACGCGAATCTCCACGCCGCCCCACATGACGAAGATGTCGATGCTCGCCGGCGCACGCAGCGAGGCCTGGCGCAGGTCGATCTCGCATCCGCCCATCACCGCGGTCAGGTCACCGCCCCGGAAGTCCTGGGAGTTGTTGGAGCGCTCGAAGCCGGCCAGCATGGCAAACGCGGAAATCGAATCGCTCGAGTCCTTGCTGACGTCAGGTTCGGGACGGCCGAAGACACCGCGGCCGATCATGAAGGTACCGACGACGATGAGCGTGACGGCAGCGATGTCGGCCGGACCAGGGGACCAGTATCCCAGCACCTTGGCCAGTTGTCCGGCGCCGAGGCAGGTCAGGAAGATGCCGAACGCCTGGTCGCCGCGTGACTGTGCCGTGAACAGCTTCAGCAGCCCGACGCCGAGTGGCAGCACTGCCCAGTAGCGCCAGTACTGGCGTACCTCGAACAGGTCGAGGTTCTGCGCGAACAACAGCGACCCGATCGTCAGGAGCACCAGCCCGGCCAGCGCCTGCCCGCCGGAGCGTCGCCGCTCGCGCCTCATCGCGTCCCTCCCAAGCGCGCCCGGGACCTGTACAAAAGGCGCGCGCCGAGGGCCACCAGCAACAGCGGTACGAGATCCCGCAGCCGCAATTGGACGTACCCGAGGTTGAGCGACACCAGGAGTGCGGCGACTCCAGCCCAGGCCAGCGCCGCCACCAGGCTTCGCTCGGGCCCCACCAGGCGACTGGTAGCGGGCAGCAGGAACACCAGGGGCCAGAAGGCCCTGTACCGCTCGATGTCCCACCAGCCGCGCAGGGCCCCCAGCAGCGCCACCCCACTCAGCACGAGCATGACGCCGGTCAGCACCGAATGCGTACGATTGGTCGCGCAGTGACGGACGCTCATCGCGCCTTCCTTGTCTTGAGGCCGTCCCGCATGACGGTCACCACCGTCGCCGTTCCCTGCCGGACCACCGCCGGCACGCCGCGCGCACCGTCACGTTCCAGCGTCGTCATCGTCGGGACGGGATGTGCCAGCAGCGCGACCACCAGCGCCAGCACGCTCCAGAAGGCCGCAATGACCGCGACGAGGGAAGCCAGGATGCCTCCGTGGGCCAGCGTCGCTCGCCATCGCCCCTGCGTCGTGAACCCGAACCCGTCGTTGCCCAGCACCATCGTCGTCACCGTTCTCACTCCCACGATGACGATACGGAGCCGTGGCGTCTGAGGCACCCACGTTCCGGCGAGTGCCGCTGCGCGTCGGTGAATGACGCCGGGGGGATCCAGACGGCCATCGGCATGCGGCCTTCGGCGTGGGGCACGGTGCCCGTCGACCAAGGTCGACGGCTACAACCAAACGGAAAGATGTAGGCGTCGAGCTTGCTCGACGCTCGCCGCGACGGCGTTCAGCGTTCGGCGATCGGCGTTCCTGCCTCGTGCTCGTAGCGGGCCTTGATGGCCGGCAGCAGGTACTCGGTGAAGGCGCGGTCGAAGCCGTAGGCCGGCGAGAAGCCCCAGTCGGCACGCGCGGCGGAGTCGTCCACGTCGGCGGGCCAGCTGTCGACGATGCCCTGCCGCTTGGTGTCGATGTCGAAGCCGATTTCCGCCCCGGGAAACGCCTCCAGCACCTTGGTGCGAATCTCTTCGGCCGACGGGTTGAACGCACCGACGTTGTACGCCGTGCGGGTCAGTTGCCAGCGCGGTGCGGCGGCGACCTTGAGCAGGGCTTCGACGGCGTCGGGCATGGCCATGAACGGGATGCGCGTGTCGGGCCGCACGAAGCAGTCGTAGGCCTCGCCGCGCGCCGCGGCGTGCAGCATCTCTGGCGCATAGTCCGAGGTGCCGCCCGACGGCAGCGTCGCCGCCGAGATGAGGCCAGGAAAGCGCAGCGCGCGGAAGTCGACACGACTGGCCGCAGGCGACGCCGACAGCTGCTTGTAATGCCGCGCGTAGTAGGTCCCGAGCAGTTCGCAGTACAACTTGTTGCAGCCGTACATCGTCGTCGGGGATGTGTGCTGGTCCTCGTGGACACGCCCGGCCGTGGCCCGTGTTTCGGCGTCGGGCAGGCCGTAGGCGGCGATGCTCGACGGATAGACGAAGACGACCGGACGCCCGTGCGACTCGCCTTCCTTCTGGGCGAACTCCAGCAGCGTGAGCATGCCTTCGACGTTGACCTGGTGCGCCATGATCGGCGTGAACTCGGAGCGTGTCGACAGCAGCGCCGCGAGGTGGAACACCAGGTCGATTTCGAACTCCGCGAGGATGCGCTCGAGCAGCGCCGTGTCGAGGATCGACCCCGTGAACTCGCGGGTGACCATCTTGCCGATCTCGGGATCGAGC includes:
- a CDS encoding LytR/AlgR family response regulator transcription factor is translated as MTTRPLQVLVVDDEALAREVAVEYLSQIEDVEVAGQCANGYEAVKAVSDAMPDVLLLDVQMPRLSGFDVLELIGAGPAVIFATAHDEFALKAFEVHAVDYLLKPFSQARLADAVTRARQRLAVRAGSPADELRVALRSVRVERILVRDGGKVFIVPVETLEYAQAQDDYVLLHSQGRRLLKEQPISSLEAQLDPARFVRIHRSWLINLTQLERVELEAKDRRVAVLRDGSRLPISRSGHQRLTDALGR
- a CDS encoding NAD-dependent epimerase/dehydratase family protein, giving the protein MLRKPVVLITGAGGEIGHGLITRLAASGRQRIVTLDLTRLDPEIGKMVTREFTGSILDTALLERILAEFEIDLVFHLAALLSTRSEFTPIMAHQVNVEGMLTLLEFAQKEGESHGRPVVFVYPSSIAAYGLPDAETRATAGRVHEDQHTSPTTMYGCNKLYCELLGTYYARHYKQLSASPAASRVDFRALRFPGLISAATLPSGGTSDYAPEMLHAAARGEAYDCFVRPDTRIPFMAMPDAVEALLKVAAAPRWQLTRTAYNVGAFNPSAEEIRTKVLEAFPGAEIGFDIDTKRQGIVDSWPADVDDSAARADWGFSPAYGFDRAFTEYLLPAIKARYEHEAGTPIAER
- a CDS encoding LiaF transmembrane domain-containing protein, which gives rise to MRRERRRSGGQALAGLVLLTIGSLLFAQNLDLFEVRQYWRYWAVLPLGVGLLKLFTAQSRGDQAFGIFLTCLGAGQLAKVLGYWSPGPADIAAVTLIVVGTFMIGRGVFGRPEPDVSKDSSDSISAFAMLAGFERSNNSQDFRGGDLTAVMGGCEIDLRQASLRAPASIDIFVMWGGVEIRVPDDWTVDLQGTPLLAGFVDKTRPPALATEKRLIIRGVALMGGVEIKN
- a CDS encoding sensor histidine kinase, with the protein product MHPLLGRIVGLTVYLGLWLVLGLAAALSLAVRAGWPWVAALTGVLPLALAYGVVCLAAWYVCRAFPLQGARSLGRVLLAQGAAASITSATWVGFAQWWLRAQLPAQPFWSRDATLLLFVAGVLLFLFSAAVHYVFLALEDRETARRQALESAVLAREAELRALRAQVNPHFLFNSLHSIGSLAGTRPAAARDMCIALGEFLRQSLRLGGLAGVPLQQEVDLMAQYLAIEQVRFGERLQVQVDVDPRAGSTLVPPLLLQPLVENAIKHGVAGLLEGGLVSIAARRESDRCVVTVANLFDPEGTPRAGTGTGVRNVRDRLAMHFGATASFDARVEGDRFTVTLTYPCEQIAGRAGE
- a CDS encoding LiaF transmembrane domain-containing protein — encoded protein: MSVRHCATNRTHSVLTGVMLVLSGVALLGALRGWWDIERYRAFWPLVFLLPATSRLVGPERSLVAALAWAGVAALLVSLNLGYVQLRLRDLVPLLLVALGARLLYRSRARLGGTR